CATCTAAATAACAATTGATTGCCTTTATAAACATCTTTAGAGAATCCATTGAATTGTGAGGGTCATGTTCTCCTTAGTTAGTCTCCTAGTTGAATAGATTTAATAGCTTTCGAACAATGATCAAGGACAACACACAACTATGCAATGGACCTAGGGTGAGGCATGATGTAATGGTATGATAATGTTACCATAATGCCCCCTAAATGCTGAATAATAATGTTCTTTAATGACTCCTAGGTTGTCCTTCTTGATTTCAACATGATGTCAAATGAGTGAATGAATGGCTTTAAATACAACATAATATAAAAATCAACACAAACGTTTACTATATCATCTCACAACAGCTAGTAGAAGGAAGATAATgagatttaatttaaatttaaattttcaaaatttaagatTCTATTAAAATGGTCCAGGTCAAGTTTGTACCCATAGGTCTAATCTATGGTTATGAATGAAGGATCTTGGGATTAGAACCACTCTAAAAATGAGAAACGATAGGATTGATATATGATGATGTCATGAACCAAATTTAAGCAAAAAAAAATATCACTTATAGATTAGTTTTACATTAAGTACTCTCTTTTGAAACACCGTGAGTAGAGAAGAAAGAGCTTCCCAATGAATGAGGTTGGCCTTGGTGGTTGAACATTTCTCACTAATTTTATGCTGGAtgttatttaaaaatcaaaattaatataattgaattgtaaaagaaaataataataataataatctattTTACTTTCTTTAATTAGACCAGCTAAAGTTTAGCTCGATTTACAGTAATCTCTCTAATAACTCGTTTCTTTTTATAAATCAAGAACTAAAATCTATGTTTGGCCAAGAGAGGGAAATAACAACTTATATACACAACTGAAGTGAGCACTGTAAGCCTGAAATTGAGCAACTTTGAAGGAACACAATTCTTAGGGAAGGAGACTCCAAATCCTTCACGTAAGTATGAAGCATTTTCTGTGCATGTACTAAAAATAAATATCAGGGTTCACCTCAACTTTAAGTTTGGACAACCTTATTCATTGTTGGTTATTTTTAAACATTATTTATTAAAACTAATCTTTCAAcaatttaaacaagataattattTACTATTTTGGAAAATCTGTTCTAAATCTACTTTAAGATTGCATGTCAATCAATTGGACAGATCATAGTTCCCATAGAACAAGACTCCTTaggtaaccaaaaaaaaaatcatctattgAGTAACAATACAGTCACTGCTGTACTGACAGTAGAATCATATTCATCAACCTAAAAACTTTTATAGTATTGCTTCCAAAATCAACAAATAAACAATTACCCAACAATTTATGGGGCCACATAAGAGAATCATAGATTCATGAATTCTTGTAGATTGTTGCTTACCTTGTATATAAGCTATACAAGGGATTCCTTTGAGCATACGATATCTTCTGTTGCTATGGGCACTCCATGTATTTTTCCGTAGTACTCTGTAGTAATGCCAAAGATATTGGAAAAAATTTGCTTGTACGTCCAGTCCAAAACAAATATGATGTTACATATATATTCTTGAGCTGAACAATCGTGGACAAAGAAATATGATGTTGAAAACAAGGTTTCTGTTCGCTCTGGTTTCTGCCATAGCCATAGCTTTTATGGCTAAACAGATGATATTGCATTCATATTTGGCTGAAATAAGTTTTGTTCAATCTTACAGTAGTTATCTATTGAGAAAACACCAACATGATCATAAACACAATGAAAAGGCAGTAAATTGTAATGAGATAATTCCATCTATCAATTGGGATGAATTGGATTCCTCTAATGTTTTGATTGTGGATCAAAATGGGTGTGGGAACTATTCTGTTGTGCAGTCAGCTGTGAATGCAGTTGCAGACTATAATCCCAACCGCACTATTATTCTCATTACTGCTGGTGTTTACACGTAAGTATTTCTTATCTTCTTGTTTTCTTATATCAGATGATTGGTTTAGCTGAAAAATTTATGGGCATGTTAGTAATTTAAAATTGAAGATTCACCTATGTGATTGAAGATATTGCAATGACAAGGAAAAAAATATTTGAAGCATAATAGAGTTGTTGTAAGTTACTTGGAGGAGAATTCTCAAATCTATAAAATATAAACAAcaagagagaaaaaataaatattttaatcatcATAAATCAGTTGTCAAGCTGAAAACTAATAATATAtgactttttgaaattttttgcagaGTCAACTACAAAATGTTAATTAGGTCATCCTACCAGATATGTATATCATAGATAGTCTTAACAGATACAAATTTTAATCAGTTTTATTACTAATCTGAAAACATGAGTTTCTGCTTAGCACATATGGATACTGAGCCTTTAAGAATGTCATAAACTCTCATCATTATTCAATTTTGGGCATATTTGCTTAATCAAGGATTAAAGCAATAAGATTCACCAAAGCTGGTAGCTATCCTCACTAATGTAAATATAATTTttcattaatataaattaattttattgtaagaaTAAATGAGTTAAATATTAAAGTGATTCAATATAAATCAATCTGTTTTCTAGTTAAATTCTTATTAGTGAAAATGCTTACCAAAAATCAATTCTTTTCAAATAAAAAAACTAATAAACTATGAATGTCTCATATCAGATCCTTTTTAACCCCTAGTTTTTCTTTCATTTCAGATTTTAATGGTGAAAATATCTACTCAAATCATTTCTTCCCAAAGACAAAAGCCCCCATAACCTATTTTAAATGTTTCAAAATCTCTTTTTTAACACCTGATAGCTCCTCCTTATCTTATTCAGATTCCAATGATTTATATATAGTGGAAATAAAAGTTTAAAATtcattctttaaaatatttataaagaGACTGGCCACAACTGAAGAGCACAGAGAACTCATTGCCACACCACCTTAAAGTGGTGAAGACTATCAATTTTCCACAAAACTGACAAAACCCAAGTTCCAACCTGGATGCATTGTATATGGAAGACAAAACCGATTGATTTATCTGGATTCAATAACCTCCTACAAAATTTCATTCTGCAATGCAGAGAGAAAGTATACATTCCACGAAGCAAGCCCAACATTACATTTCAAGGCCAGGGCTTCCTTTCCACTGCCATAGTTTGGAATGATACAGCTAATTCCTCAGGTGGTACATTCTACAGTGGTTCTGTCTCAGTCTTCTCAGACAATTTTGTTGCCAAGGATATAAGCTTCAAGGTAATCAATCCCCACAAATGTTATGTCCACGCTAAATTTAAAATCAATATTTCCTAATGTCTGATATTGTAAATCTCTATTCCCAATATTTGTGTATTGACACAGATTTAAGTTAATGCACTTTGTAGAACTCAGCTCCAGCTCCCAACCCTGGTGAAGTAGGAGCTCAAGCAGTGGCTTTGAGAATTGCAGGTGATAAAGCAGCATTTTATGAATGTGGCTTCTTTGGTGCTCAGGACACTCTTCTTGATGATAGAGGCAGACATTATTTCAGATTATGCTTTATTCAGGGCTCCATAGATTTTATATTTGGCAATGCCAGATCTCTCTACCATGTAATTCAATTCCACCCACCTCTTCCTATGAATATATTTATGATCTTTGCAGTTTTACACACAATGTATATTTTTAATTTAACATCAATTGCATTTGTCCACCACCCATATTTAAAAACAACATCAATTCATAATTAACATTGCTTTTTTTTCCCTTTTGTAAAAGGTATTGGGATCTTTTTTAAACCCTCTTCCAATTCATATTTCAGATCAAAAATGTTTATCaaattaaaaaattcataattaacaTTTAAAAAATCTTATGATTACCTTAATCAAAACATTCTAAATAATTGAAATTGATGATTTCAAATACTAATGGGAAACGAATTGCAGGGATGTGTGTTGAATTCTATTGCAAATCCAGTGACAAGCGGCTCTAAAACAATAACAGGAGCCATCACTGCACAAGGTCGAGGATCTGCCTTAGAAAACACTGGATTTTCTTTTGTGGCATGCATTGTCAGAGGCACTGGAAACATTTGGTTAGGCCGTGCATGGAGACCATATTCCCGAGTAATATTTGCATATTCTTATTTTTCTGATATCATTTCCCCGGATGGGTGGAACGACTGGAATGATCACTCCAGAGATAAGTAAGTATTTGAAATTGGAATTAGATTGTTGTAAGTATTTATGTGgggaattttaattttttattgtttgacaatttttttttaattggataTCATTGAATTTTATTATCAATAAGGTGCTTTTATAGTTTGATGACAGATCATAGAGCTTGATAGGAAATGTTGTTAATAAAAAACTACACATTCAAATATTCTTTGAGGTAATAAAAATGTATACAATTAAATCCAAATAAATATTAACTAGATTTCAATCAAACTCCGTGATCTATCATCTTTACTTTCATAGCCTGATAAATCGAAAACATTGGTAATAAAGATCTACACAAATgagaaaaatattgaaataaaggagggataaaaatttattcaatacAGAGAAAAATACAAAGCAAGAAGAACCAAAAGCCCAACGAAGACCAAAACGCTAAAGAACCTTATCAACATCCACTAACTGATCTAATATGTGAGACAATTTGGAAGATAATTGTCTCCTATCCTCAATATTCCAACCCTGCCTACAATCAGAAGTCCATTTGGCCAGACAATTAGCTACTCCATTCCATTCCCTAGGAATGTAAGTAAAAGAACAGAATCCAAAGAGCTGCACAAGGGAAGGATATGTCTAATAACCAAAGCTAAATTCCAGCTGATATTCTCCAACCGCTGCTCATTCAGAATAGTCACAATCacttgtgaatcagattcacagatAATCCTTTTCCAGTGAAGAGCACAACCTCTCTCCATGACATCCAAGATAGCAAGAGCTTCCATATAATTATTCGTGTGAAAACTTTTATAAATTGAAAAGATAAACTGAACAGCACCAAAGCTATCTTGCCCAAAAAACAAAGCGCCACTGTCCCTCCAATTAACCTTCGGCAAGGGTGGTTGGCGCCTACTCCTCATAACATGCCTACAGCTCACCCCAAAACCGGAAAATTGAACCGATTGAAATTGAGAAAAATATTGACTACCATTATAAGTTGTAAATTTTATTTCATGACTATGATTTGTTTTGATTGTTATACCCAATTAACAATCTActttgatgtttgatatgaacaGAACTGTATTCTATGGGCAATATAGATGTGCAGGAGCTGGAGCCAATCAAACCATGAGAGTAGCCTACTCAAGAGAGTTTAACGATACAGAAGCTGCTCCCTTTATTGACATATCTTACATTGATGGAGATGAATGGCTTTTTCGTTCAGTTCCTGCCTATTTACACTTGCAGAAAAGTAGCCCATCAAAGGAATGTGCCTTAACATGACAGGGACCTTGCTTATGATTAATTCATCTATATTGAAGTCCCCTTTCTGTGGGCCACTGAGGAAGAACCCAGCTATACTCCATATTTAGTGAATATGTTGATCTGGGTAATTAATTGCAGAATAAGGAATATAGTGATCTGGATTTCTGCTTCACCAACAGTTTTGGCCCTTGGGccttataattcttatttctttttaaataagaatgctttttttctgattttttgaagGAGTTAAACAACTTCATCAATATCTCACTAAGATATTTAAGAAtacttttttctgctttttcaggaGCTAAACAAATTTATCAATATATcactaaaatatataatattataattttctaATAAATAAGATTAAATGTTCAACGCCATTCATGTTTCTATGGTAACACGAGTGCATAAAAGCTTAACAGGAAAGCAAAATCCAGGATTAACGCAGAGGAAACTTTGAGCTTGTAGCTTTATATAGTGTAAAGAAAACTAGGAGTTACAAAATGCCGTGTGAGTTTGAAAAGGTTTTCATCAGGAATTCACGCAAACTCTTGCTTGTACAGGGGGTTCGACCCATTTCAATTAAGCATCACCAACATTGAGGGATTCAAGGCCGAGTTTGAATTTGTGTAGACATATGTAATGTACacagtatgtgtatatatatatatataggaaataGTTCATGAATATAGCTTTTTCAAGCAGTTGAATAGAAAGACCAATAAAGGTTTTATAGTGTTATATAGTGTTATATAGAAAACAATCCACTTTAATTATCAAAATCCATTAATTCAGATTAATTCAGATATCAGTATATGTAATTGGTCATAAAAAAGGAGTATAAATCATTAGATCATCTATATCATATAGAAAATATCAAATTCTAATAGTGGTTGGATATTATTGCATTCTTTATCCACCTTATTAATAAAATACTTAAATATCTTTTTGAAAAGACTCGATTCTAAATTCAACACAATCTTAAACCCAAGATTTGGGCTATATCTTACTTGGAACAACTAATAAATGTGAAATATCCATATGAGTCACTACCAAAAGAATGCCCAAGACCACTCTGCATTTCAAACTACCCAGTAATATATGTAATATTATCTTTCCCCTTGCAGCCATGAGCATGAACCATGGAAGAATGATCACCTCCACCAAAGGTAAAAACAACATCAAAAAGACCACCATCCCCATAACAACCACAAACAATAGGAGCTTGAGCCAAAAAAGAGGGACCATCTCCACTAAGATCAACAATAATATTAGGAATAACACACTAAGGGAGTAGACACCAACACTATAAACCTATATTAATTAGGCCTCTTAAAGTAGGTCCTACATCTCTCAAGTACAAGCATGGGATCCCAAAGATAACCCTGCACACATCAAGAGGAATGACATCAACCTGAAAGGAAGTTAAGGTGCAGAAAacgcttcctaacactaatctagtgggggagatagtgcaaattttcttacaaatcttctattacaaaaatagaaacacattcatagagagataaacaacatgcataaagataaacaatgaacacaagatatatcgtggggaaaaccctttcgggtaaaaaaccccacactccaaaagtacaGTACTTTGTATtccagttgtagacacctaaaattaatatttaattaacttaagcCTATCAAcacaattaattaacttaattgtttTATCCTtcttcctctcagaatcaattaaatctaatttaattaatcctatcactatagtccaataattaatttatcaaataaattaattattcccctattcctctaaagtcctctcaataatcatttcctctaaacccactcagttaattaattctaattaattaacctagttatgtgattcctacaaatcacttttcctaatcccactcaacctaattaatcatCCTTGAatttctcataatcatgattatcattattctccaatttttaattcccactcatgtcgcatcaaattttgaatctctcaaagaaattcaaatttctttgaatccctcaatgcatccttattttggaatttttaattcctcaagtttgatattcaaatttctcccccccttttcccaaggaattttatattcctgtttattttcccaaggcacccttgatccatgccttctatccaaaatcaatctcaacccttcataatcaaatcaatcttggccctccattggccttctccaatctataaattggagccaatcctcctcacaaatcatatccacttctcatgcatcctcatgttgctctattctcctctcatcctcttctaaatcgtctctcaaatctatcaaattcataatccatcactcaaatccaacaatccaataatccatccacttaccttgttgagcacaaggagagcaatccacatctctctccaactctccatttgtcaaactttggagctagcaaagttcgtggaggcaaggaggacaaggaagagctacttgcaatgggagcttcatgagtatatttcATTTATGTGgtcttgttttcatgatgttcttgtttaaTCTTCCTTGATATCTCATTTTAATGGTTTTTGTGTTTATTGAAAATGAATCATACTCTAACCATTTCATTGTgagacattttggcacgcccggtgggacccacatcccgaatttaacaattttttgagttttttgtgaagttttttttgCAGGTTCACGCATCAGCGCGATCGTTTCTGGATCAGCACGACCGACTGTTAAGCAACGCGACCACCTCGGGTTCGGCACGACCgcggaaaaaatttcaaaaattttggcgGCTCACTGTGCTTCAGCACGACCGCCATGAAAATTTGTCTATCGCcttctcattcttcctcttcttcattcttctaccTTCTCATTTCTATTTTCATTATGTTGTCGCTTTAGCGCGACCGCTCTGAGATTAGCGCGAGcatttttgtcaaaattttgaattttaaattttgggcGCGAACTTTATTTGTATCAGCGCAGTGCGAGCGCGAACGCCTAATAATTAGCGCAACTGCGAAATCTCTTTTCTGTTATCTGTCtgtttaaattttaataatctgtCTGTTAGCGCGACCGCTCGCACATCAGCGCATGTCTGCAAATCAGCGCGACTGTAGGAATTCTGtttttttgcaatttcttctctatcttcactccattttcctcTGAATTTCACTAGATCCCCCACAATTCCATTTTGTACATTTCCTTCCTTAGGGACCTTATCCCAaaattccactttttgaagcccgaaatctcacattcctctatttttagggtttgccataactctttccacttttatccaatcacctccaaattttcgcATAttttccatctccaacttttgcttctttgtccctcttggacaatttTTTCCATTTCTTCACGTctcctccaaaatcctcattttatgtttgcctatcccttagaaagtggcaaaaacctagtcaaaccccatttacccatcaaactTTCCTCCAAaaccacatttgtcattagtagaaaagtttttattcgtgtttttctactcattcctacaaagtcaaaaaaaaaaaaaaaaattgtcattttgttgtctttttgcaagacgcttgttgaagacttcattttcaaactactaatcaagttgttttgcaggttgcctaagaaaatctgaccaaacattgtgtttttcttaatctttttattctaggcacctagatcttaattaggggtaaaagaactattgttttttgtgtttgaggaaagtgtagaggtaggataGTATgttcttgtctacatagacaatcagaaatcctgaccctcaaaccttttcttgtttgattgcatgcttacccttagcgagcctgccctcccaacttgctctttgagaaggtaagaggggaacgacccaagtgagtacacccggacctggggttcccaactcactataataaataggccattgactatgaaagggtcaatggttggggctatatgagagttcactctcacattgggtgcttagtaggatcttagagatctcaatcacacttgcgtgactactaagttcttggtgcttcgttgggctataggcctcaattgcgcttgcacaacttcaaagggtagctcctaacgggaagacttactaaacaccttgttcatagtggccaaaaaccttctagtcattggtgcaggaggtcggacctctgaagccacccatatttttacggtccttagtagagacacaaagtttgccatgaggagttttcatgggaattgatgcttggctgccttgagaagtgagtgtcatggaggggagccagtggggtcaagcatctaagtgtccgctctgggtaagcgtagctgggaaaccaattgggatccattgactattattttttctcaccataggatatgttgtgaaggagcatgagtgtcttttgagtctaacttattttgaccattgtgttttctttacttgacatctcttgccaagtccatcccccacaaccaatcaatcatccctctttccaaactccatcttgtcatcatccatctctatctatccaagaaattctccaatccccaatccactttcatccattcaaacaatcatccttcctcaactaatattcactcttcctctaatccaatcaaatctccaaaattccaatccaaatccaaatccaaacccaaattccaatccaaatccaaatccaaatccaaatctaatccaaatccaatcaagtcctaatccaaggactaatccaatccaatccaatcaaaccaaattcaaatccaaatctagtcaagccctaatccaaggactaatccaatccaatccaatcaaaccaaatccaatcaaatccaacctaatccaacCCAATTCaactcaatccaatccaatcaaatcaaatcaaatcaaatcaaaaccaactcaatccaatccattcaatcaatcaactaatccaatcaaatcaagtcctaatccaaggaccaatctaatcaaacc
This genomic stretch from Cryptomeria japonica chromosome 8, Sugi_1.0, whole genome shotgun sequence harbors:
- the LOC131038446 gene encoding probable pectinesterase 8 → MMLKTRFLFALVSAIAIAFMAKQMILHSYLAEISFVQSYSSYLLRKHQHDHKHNEKAVNCNEIIPSINWDELDSSNVLIVDQNGCGNYSVVQSAVNAVADYNPNRTIILITAGVYTEKVYIPRSKPNITFQGQGFLSTAIVWNDTANSSGGTFYSGSVSVFSDNFVAKDISFKNSAPAPNPGEVGAQAVALRIAGDKAAFYECGFFGAQDTLLDDRGRHYFRLCFIQGSIDFIFGNARSLYHGCVLNSIANPVTSGSKTITGAITAQGRGSALENTGFSFVACIVRGTGNIWLGRAWRPYSRVIFAYSYFSDIISPDGWNDWNDHSRDKTVFYGQYRCAGAGANQTMRVAYSREFNDTEAAPFIDISYIDGDEWLFRSVPAYLHLQKSSPSKECALT